Proteins encoded within one genomic window of Burkholderia glumae LMG 2196 = ATCC 33617:
- a CDS encoding methyl-accepting chemotaxis protein: MRNNLPVTGVEFDYPETSMLVSATDLSSRIEYCNPAFVEVSGFSREELIGQPHNLIRHPSMPPQAFEDMWATIKAGRSWTALVKNRRKNGDHYWVRANVTPIVRRGKTVGYLSVRTKPRRDEIREAEALYARLNSGAHHGVRLRRGQVVRPGLLHVFDLWRGAGLPAHIAAAGAAGMAAIASLLAVADRLSGSALLSLALAASAVGTGLPALLVARRAQQRIAELEQIGGRIAAGDLTVDVPVAAGACTSGTLRALAQLRVSLVAIVSDVRMQIDQMKSVSQEVARGNIDLSRRTEVQAASLQETAASLEQLTATVKSNSQAATQANAIVGGAQAATRGGCEAIQRTESTMRGISDSSDQIRAIVTTIDSIAFQTNILALNAAVEAARAGEAGKGFAVVASEVRNLAQRCATAAREIKGIADTNATAAIAACDSVSGTAGRMVEIESNMQQVFSIVQSIVTASVEQSQGIDSINNSVTQLDSATQQNAALVEEGATTAGSLASQANVLDEAVRLFTLPD; the protein is encoded by the coding sequence ATGCGAAACAATCTTCCGGTGACAGGTGTCGAATTCGATTATCCCGAAACCAGCATGCTGGTTTCGGCTACCGATCTCTCCAGTCGAATCGAATACTGCAATCCGGCTTTCGTCGAGGTTTCGGGGTTTTCCCGCGAGGAACTCATCGGCCAGCCACACAATCTCATCCGCCACCCCAGCATGCCGCCCCAGGCGTTTGAAGACATGTGGGCAACCATCAAGGCCGGGCGCTCATGGACGGCGCTGGTGAAGAATCGCCGCAAAAACGGCGACCACTATTGGGTCCGCGCCAATGTCACGCCGATCGTGCGGCGCGGAAAGACAGTGGGCTATCTGAGCGTTCGCACCAAACCGCGCCGCGACGAGATCCGCGAAGCGGAGGCGCTCTACGCTCGGCTGAACAGCGGCGCTCATCACGGCGTGCGCCTGCGCCGCGGGCAGGTCGTGCGCCCAGGCCTGTTGCATGTGTTCGACCTCTGGCGCGGGGCCGGGCTGCCCGCGCATATCGCGGCAGCCGGCGCGGCCGGTATGGCGGCCATTGCGTCGCTTCTCGCGGTCGCGGACCGGCTCTCGGGTTCGGCATTGTTATCGCTGGCGCTCGCGGCGTCCGCCGTCGGCACGGGGCTGCCGGCATTGCTGGTAGCCAGGCGCGCCCAGCAGCGGATTGCCGAATTGGAGCAGATCGGCGGCCGGATCGCCGCCGGCGATCTGACCGTCGACGTGCCGGTTGCGGCGGGGGCCTGCACGAGCGGGACCTTGCGGGCCTTGGCGCAGTTGCGCGTGAGCCTCGTCGCGATCGTGTCCGACGTGCGGATGCAGATCGATCAGATGAAGTCGGTCTCACAGGAAGTGGCCAGAGGCAATATCGACCTGTCACGGCGGACCGAAGTGCAGGCCGCATCGCTGCAGGAAACGGCGGCGTCGCTCGAGCAATTGACCGCCACGGTGAAGAGCAACTCGCAGGCGGCCACGCAGGCCAACGCCATCGTCGGAGGCGCGCAAGCCGCGACGCGCGGTGGCTGCGAGGCCATCCAACGCACCGAGTCGACGATGCGCGGTATTTCCGATTCGTCGGACCAGATTCGGGCCATCGTGACGACCATCGACAGCATCGCGTTCCAGACCAACATACTCGCGCTGAACGCCGCCGTGGAAGCCGCCCGCGCGGGCGAAGCGGGCAAGGGCTTCGCCGTGGTGGCGAGCGAGGTGCGGAATCTGGCGCAGCGCTGTGCCACGGCCGCGCGGGAAATCAAGGGAATCGCCGATACCAACGCCACGGCGGCGATTGCCGCGTGCGATAGCGTTTCCGGCACCGCGGGCCGTATGGTGGAAATCGAATCGAACATGCAGCAGGTGTTTTCGATCGTGCAATCGATCGTTACCGCCAGCGTCGAGCAGTCTCAAGGCATCGATAGCATCAACAACTCGGTGACGCAGCTTGATAGCGCGACGCAGCAGAACGCCGCGCTCGTTGAAGAAGGCGCGACGACGGCGGGAAGCCTTGCGAGCCAGGCCAACGTGCTTGATGAAGCGGTGCGCCTGTTCACGCTACCGGATTGA
- a CDS encoding transposase: MNEQHGGLQSRLVADRKRDGRRKYDEDAKRELIQACLKPRVSIARTAMEHDINPNLVRTWISKYQREQAAGEIASSAAEPSREARVELSTASVPEV, translated from the coding sequence ATGAACGAGCAACACGGAGGTTTGCAGAGCCGGTTGGTGGCCGATCGCAAGCGAGACGGACGGCGCAAGTACGACGAGGATGCGAAGCGCGAGTTGATACAGGCGTGTCTGAAGCCAAGGGTGTCGATCGCGCGGACGGCCATGGAGCACGACATCAATCCGAACCTCGTTCGGACGTGGATTTCCAAGTATCAGCGCGAACAAGCCGCGGGCGAGATAGCCAGCTCCGCGGCGGAGCCGTCACGAGAGGCTCGCGTCGAGTTGTCGACGGCTTCCGTGCCTGAGGTGTAG
- a CDS encoding IS3-like element IS1417 family transposase (programmed frameshift), with translation MDVLTGPERRRRWTAEQKLAMVRESFEPGKSVSMVARQHGVNPNQLFHWRKLYQDGSLSAVKAGEEVVPASELADALKQIRELQRMLGKKTMENEILREAVEYGRGKKMDSALAIVAGGQPVKLVCEVLGVSRSNVSARRSREATWRDARQSRATHDAPVVEAIQRVISELPSYGYRRVWGALRRERIAAGQAPLNAKRIYRVMRMHGLLMQRRATPVRPQRRHDGKVAVERSNQRWCSDGFEFRCDNGEPLRVTFALDCCDREAMSWAATTAGHSGDIVRDVMLAAVESRFGDVLHTESEIEWLSDNGSGYTAEETRQFAALLGLKPLTTPVCSPQSNGMAESFVKTMKRDYVAIMPKPDAATAARNLAIAFEHYNEKHPHSALKYRSPREFRRSTDSAT, from the exons ATGGACGTGTTGACGGGCCCGGAGCGTCGGCGGCGCTGGACGGCAGAGCAAAAGCTGGCGATGGTTCGCGAGAGTTTCGAGCCGGGGAAATCGGTTTCGATGGTAGCGCGCCAGCACGGCGTGAATCCGAACCAGCTCTTTCACTGGCGCAAGCTTTACCAGGATGGAAGCCTGTCGGCGGTCAAGGCTGGCGAGGAAGTGGTTCCGGCCTCGGAGCTGGCCGACGCGCTCAAACAGATTCGCGAGCTGCAGCGCATGCTCGGCAAGAAGACGATGGAGAACGAGATTCTTCGCGAGGCTGTCGAATACGGCCGGG GCAAAAAAATGGATAGCGCACTCGCCATCGTTGCCGGAGGACAGCCAGTGAAACTGGTCTGCGAAGTCCTCGGCGTGTCGCGCTCGAACGTATCGGCACGCAGGTCACGCGAGGCGACTTGGCGCGACGCACGGCAGTCCAGAGCGACCCACGATGCACCAGTCGTCGAAGCCATTCAGCGGGTGATCAGCGAGCTGCCCAGCTACGGCTATCGACGCGTATGGGGAGCGTTGCGCCGCGAGCGCATTGCAGCGGGACAGGCACCGCTGAACGCCAAGCGCATTTACCGCGTAATGCGCATGCATGGCCTGCTGATGCAACGCAGAGCGACACCGGTTCGGCCGCAGCGCCGTCACGATGGCAAGGTTGCGGTGGAGCGCAGCAATCAACGGTGGTGTTCCGACGGCTTCGAGTTTCGCTGCGACAACGGCGAGCCGTTGCGCGTGACGTTCGCACTCGACTGCTGCGACCGCGAAGCGATGAGCTGGGCGGCCACGACGGCCGGCCATAGCGGCGACATCGTGCGCGACGTGATGCTGGCTGCGGTGGAAAGCCGGTTTGGGGATGTGCTGCATACCGAGTCCGAAATCGAGTGGCTGAGCGACAACGGCTCGGGCTATACGGCCGAGGAGACGCGTCAGTTTGCGGCGCTGCTCGGCCTGAAGCCGTTGACCACGCCGGTGTGCAGCCCGCAGAGCAACGGCATGGCGGAAAGCTTCGTGAAGACCATGAAGCGCGATTACGTCGCTATCATGCCGAAGCCGGACGCAGCGACCGCGGCCAGGAATCTGGCCATCGCATTCGAGCACTACAACGAAAAGCATCCCCATAGCGCGTTGAAGTACCGCTCGCCTCGCGAGTTTCGACGTTCGACGGATTCAGCAACCTAA
- a CDS encoding IS5-like element ISBugl2 family transposase (programmed frameshift) yields the protein MEAPIIDDELWILIEPLLPPAKLRAKSDPGRPRVSDRAALNGILFVFKTGIRWNHLPTRLGFGSGATCWRRLSDWQKAGVWDQLHELLLDKLRAAGQIDLSYAAVDSSSVRAVGAGGKTGPNPTDRARPGSKHHVLVDANGVPLVAILTGANTNDVTQLLPLVDAIPPIRGVRGRPLQKPGVVYADRGYDSTRHRRALRERGIKPVIAKRRTEHGSGLGKYRWVVERTHSWLHNFRRLRTRFERRAYIHEAFLKLGCSLICWNIFRRAEQGF from the exons ATGGAAGCGCCAATCATTGACGACGAACTGTGGATACTGATCGAACCATTGCTGCCACCTGCGAAGCTTCGAGCGAAGAGCGATCCTGGTCGCCCGCGCGTGTCCGACCGTGCGGCTCTCAACGGCATCCTGTTCGTGTTCAAAACGGGAATTCGTTGGAACCACTTGCCGACTCGTCTGGGCTTTGGCTCGGGCGCCACATGCTGGCGGCGATTGAGCGACTGGCAAAAGGCTGGTGTATGGGACCAACTGCACGAGTTGCTTCTCGACAAGTTGCGTGCGGCCGGCCAAATCGATCTGTCATACGCTGCGGTCGATTCGTCGTCCGTGCGCGCCGTTGGGGCGGGCG GAAAAACTGGCCCGAACCCCACCGATCGCGCGCGACCCGGTTCCAAGCACCACGTCCTCGTAGACGCCAACGGCGTTCCTCTCGTTGCGATCCTGACTGGCGCGAACACCAACGACGTCACGCAGTTGCTGCCGCTCGTTGATGCGATTCCACCCATTCGCGGCGTTCGTGGCCGACCGCTTCAGAAGCCCGGCGTCGTCTACGCCGATCGTGGCTACGATTCCACCCGACATCGTCGCGCGTTGCGCGAACGCGGTATCAAGCCCGTGATCGCCAAGCGCCGGACCGAGCATGGCAGTGGTCTGGGCAAGTATCGTTGGGTAGTCGAACGTACGCATTCCTGGCTCCACAATTTCCGGCGCCTACGCACTCGCTTCGAGCGACGTGCCTACATTCACGAAGCATTCCTCAAACTTGGCTGCTCGCTCATCTGTTGGAACATCTTCAGACGAGCTGAGCAGGGTTTTTGA